The Cellvibrio polysaccharolyticus genomic interval TTAAGGAAGCGCTGAAAAATAACGGCAAACAAGCCGGGAATGTTCAGCGCTCTCCGCTCTTTCCAAACGCACCGGCAGATAAGACATCATCCGCTGGCCTCTAAAAATTATTGCAACAACCGTTTACCGCAGCTAGCGAGGTTTTTGGCTTTGTTGTTTTCATTGATATAGCGACAGCCCCGTCATCTGCGCCCATTAACGCTTCACCAACTCAGGATTTCGCTCATGGCAACGCCACTTACTCATCTCGGCGACATCAGTGTTGAAGTATTTTTAAAAGAATACTGGCAAAAAAAACCACTGCTTATTCGTCAGGCTTTCCCCGGTTTCGAATCACCGCTGGACGGGGACGAACTGGCGGGATTATCGCTGGAAGAAGAAGTTGAATCGCGACTGGTGCTGGAAAAGGGGAAAACCCCTTGGGAATTACAAAACGGCCCTTTCGATGAAGACACCTTTGGGAAACTGCCAGAAAGCCATTGGAGCTTGCTGGTGCAAGCGGTCGATCAATGGGTGCCGGAAGTCAACGAACTCTTGCAACACTTCCGGTTTATTCCCAACTGGCGCCTTGATGACATCATGATCAGCTACGCGCCGGACCAGGGCAGCGTGGGCCCTCATTTTGATTATTACGATGTATTTCTGTTGCAGGGAGCCGGTCAACGCCGCTGGCGTCTTGGCCAGATGTGCGACAGTGAATCACCGCGTGTTCCGGGTATTGCGCTGAATATTCTTGAGCAATTCGAGCAAACCGACGAGTGGGTGCTGGAACCTGGCGATATGCTTTACGTACCGCCAGGGCTTGCCCATTGGGGAATTGCCGAAGGTGAATCGATTACCTACTCCATCGGTTTTCGGGCCCCCTCTCACGCTGACATTCTCAGTGAACTGGGACAGGATGTAGCCGATCGTCTCAGTAACGATCAACGCTTCTCGGACCCGGATCTGCAATTACAAGACAACCCGGGCACTATTGCACCGGCAGCCATCGCGCAAATCCGAAAACTCCTCACCGAGCAATTGACCGACGAACGTATCGCCAGCTGGTTTGGCCGCTACATGAGCGAGCGCAAATATCTCGACGAAGAAGCACAGGAGCCGATCGAGAGCGAAGAATGGATCCCGGCGATGCAGGACGGGTTGTTATTATGGCGCCACCCGGCGGCACGATTTGCCTGGTACGCGCTGGAAAATGACCGCGCCCTGTTATTCGCAGACGGCGCACAATTTCCAGCCAGCGCCGGTTTTGCCCGTTATTTATGTGAGTGCGAAGAAATAGACTGGCAGGGCCTTGAGCCCTGGCTGGATGATGACGAGCATATTGCCGTTATCAGCGCGCTGGTAAATCAGGACACGCTACTGCTGGACGAATAAAAAGCCGGTTATTCATCGGCTGGCCAAAACAACCCCTGTCGTCGTGCTGCGGCTACAGGGGTTGTTGCCATAAACAGGCGGCAATTGACGACCAGCAAGCAAATACTGCGAACCCGGCGATGGATTTTTTTGCAGTAATCCGTCAGCTTGTCCAATCGCCACAAGTCACCTGAACCAATAAAAAATCGGCGCCCCGACACGACCTTTTCAAGGGAGTCTGCAAGCATGAATAACGACGCATCTCTCGAAAACCAGCAACACAACCGCCATGCGGTTACCGACCTTGCCGATGCCCGGGCGCACCTTATCAACATTATTCAACAAAGCCGCCGCTACCTGCATATTCTTTCGGAAAACCTGCACCCCAACCTCTACGACGATGACAGCATCTGCGCCGCACTTTCGGCGTTTGTGCGTCAAAACCCCAACAGCCATTTACGCATTCTTATCCATGATCCGGTGTATTTGATCAGGCACCACCATAAAATCATGCCGCTGATCCGCCGCCTGCCCTCAAAAATTTCCATTCGACAAATTATCGCTCCGGCAGGAGACTTTCCTTTTTTCCTTTCCGGCGATCTCGACAAGTCGTTATTGTTCAGCCAGGAAGACCAGGGAAACGGTCACTGTAATCTCCAATGCCGGGTTACCGCCCAACAGTTGCAAGCCCATTTTGAAGAAGCCTGGCGCCAGGCAGTAAACATTGCCGACCTGCAAACCCTTTCTTTATAGCCTTTGGTTTAACAGAAATTGAACACGGGAATAACCGTAACGGCCTCAGGAGAAAGGCATCAAAAAAACCGCTAAAAAAGCGGCTTTTTGATCGGGCAGAACGACTTTTCTGTTGCTGATTGCATTTTTATCCTATATATATAGCGTCAACCTATGTGTCGGGCGATTTAAGCCTGTAAAAACAGGGGTTTTAGCGAATCAACGATTCAAAAACGCTTGTAACACAGGTCAGACAATCTACTATCCCTGCTCTGGTACGATCCTCACGCCGATCTGCCTGCGCTGACTCACTCAAAGGAATTCAAAAATGGCCGTTAAAAAACCAGCCGCAAAAACTGTGAAAGAAGCCGCCGCGCCGGCAGCCAAAAAAGCCCCGGCAGCCAGAGCGACTGCTGCAAAAACCGCGGCAACAAAAACTGCAGCGGCCAAACCGGCTGCCGCTAAACCTGCAGCAGCCAGAAAAGCACCAGCGGCCGCCGCCAAGCCTGCCGTAGTCAAGCCAATTGCCGAGCGTCAGAACAAAACCCAGATTCTGAATCAGATCGTCGAGTCTACCGAGCTGAGCAGAAAGCAGGTTCAGTCTGTACTGGACGAACTGAGCAACATCATTGAAGGTCACATCAAGAAAAAGGGTGTGGGTGAATTTGTTCTGCCAGGCCTGCTGAAAATTACTACCGTTAAAAAGCCGGCGACCAAAGCCCGTAAAGGCATTAACCCGTTCACCGGCGAAGAAGTCACTTTCAAAGCCAAGCCGGCGTCTACTTCCGTTAAAGTGCGTCCGCTGAAAAAACTGAAAGAATTCGCTCTGTAATCCATCAAGCCTGCTTCAGATAGCAAAAACCCCGATTATTCGGGGTTTTTTTATGGTTTTCTATTTCGCGACGGTGAAATCTTCTCCCACCAGCGCATTTTGCAAACGGCTGATGCGGTCTTCAAACGCTTCCGGCTGATAGTCCTTTTGTGGCACCTTGCCCCATATCGGTTGCGGCCAGGCAGCATCATCAACGAAGCGCGCCACATGATGAATGTGCAGCTGACGCACCACATTGCCCAGCGCGGCGATGTTCATCTTGTGCGCATCAAACAGGCTGGTCATCACCTCTGAAAGCCGGGAAGATTCTCTGATTAACTGTTGTTGCTCCTGGTTATCCAGGTGATGAATCTCAAAAATATCTTCCCGCTGCGGTACCAGAATGCACCAGGGATAGTTGGCATCTTTGCTTAACAGCAGCAGGGACAATTCAAATTGCCCGACGATGACAGAATCCTGAGCCAATCGGGGGTGTAATTCAAACATAACAGGTTCCTTTTTAGTCAATTTATGGGGGCCAGGTTATGATAAACAGCATATCCTGTTCTACCATCAAATACCTGGTCGGGTTACCGATTACCGTTAAAGCCGCGGTTAAAAATAAATAATTGGCCGGTAATTGCCGCCGGGCAGCAATTACCGGGTACCAGGTTCTGTACCCGCTTTGACAACCACCGTAGAATACGCGATTTGCCATTGCACAGGTTTCTGCTCACAGGCAGTTTTGAAACAGCAAACCTGAAAATGTTCCCGACCGGATGTCGGGAGCCCGCTATCACCATTAACAAGAAGCCTTTTTATGCGCGCCACACAATTTTTGATTGCCACACTAAAAGAAACCCCCGCCGATGCGGAGGTGATCAGCCATCAGCTTATGCTGCGTGCCGGCATGATTCGCAAGCTGGCCTCCGGCCTTTATACCTGGCTGCCACTGGGTTTGCGTGTGTTGCGTAAGGTAGAGCGCATTGTGCGTGAAGAAATGGATAAATCCGGTGCGCAGGAAGTATTGATGCCGGTTGTGCAGCCAGCAGAGCTGTGGGTGGAATCCGGCCGTTGGGAACAATATGGCCCCGAGCTGCTGCGCATGAATGACCGCCATGACCGCGCTTTTTGTCTCGGCCCTACGCACGAAGAAGTGATCACCGACCTGATCCGCAATGAGCTGAACAGCTACAAGCAATTGCCGGCAACTTTTTATCAAATTCAAACCAAATTCCGCGATGAAATTCGCCCGCGCTTCGGCGTTATGCGTTCACGCGAGTTCATCATGAAAGATGCCTACTCTTTCCATATCTCCCAGGAATCCCTGCAGCAGACTTACGATATTCTTCATCGTGCCTACTGCAATATTTTTACCCGCATCGGTGTTGAATTCCGCCCGGTACTGGCAGACACAGGCTCTATTGGCGGCGCCTTCTCCCACGAATTCCACGTACTGGCCTCCAGCGGTGAAGATGCCATTGCTTTCAGTAATGGCAGCGATTACGCAGCGAATATCGAAAAAGCCGAAGCGATTGCGCCGTCTACGCCCCGGCCCGCCGCAACCCGCGCGCTGGAAGAAGTCTCAACACCAGGCCAACACAGCATTGAAGACGTCAGCAAGTTCTTGCAAATCGCCGCATCGGGCCTGCTGAAAACCCTCGTGGTATTGGGTACTGCCGAAGAAGGCAAACCACAACCGCTGGTAGCACTGGTACTGCGCGGTGATCATGAGCTGAATGACATCAAGGTAGAAAAACTGGCTGGCATTGCCACACCCTTAACCTTCGCACCGGAAGAGCGTATCAAAGCCGAACTGGGCGTTGCGCCAGGTTCTATTGGTCCGGTTAACCTCGGCATCCGTGTCATTGCAGACCACGCTGCCCTGCACAGCGCCGACTTTGCCTGCGGCGCCAACAAAGACGGTTATCACCTGACCGGCGTAAACTGGGAGCGCGACCTGCCGCTGGTTGAAGCAGCTGATATCCGCAATATTGTGGCCGGTGATCCGTCTCCGGATGGCAAAGGTACTCTGGATATCAAACGGGGTATTGAAGTGGGTCATATCTTCCAGTTA includes:
- a CDS encoding ribosomal protein uL16 3-hydroxylase, with protein sequence MATPLTHLGDISVEVFLKEYWQKKPLLIRQAFPGFESPLDGDELAGLSLEEEVESRLVLEKGKTPWELQNGPFDEDTFGKLPESHWSLLVQAVDQWVPEVNELLQHFRFIPNWRLDDIMISYAPDQGSVGPHFDYYDVFLLQGAGQRRWRLGQMCDSESPRVPGIALNILEQFEQTDEWVLEPGDMLYVPPGLAHWGIAEGESITYSIGFRAPSHADILSELGQDVADRLSNDQRFSDPDLQLQDNPGTIAPAAIAQIRKLLTEQLTDERIASWFGRYMSERKYLDEEAQEPIESEEWIPAMQDGLLLWRHPAARFAWYALENDRALLFADGAQFPASAGFARYLCECEEIDWQGLEPWLDDDEHIAVISALVNQDTLLLDE
- a CDS encoding DUF7931 domain-containing protein — encoded protein: MNNDASLENQQHNRHAVTDLADARAHLINIIQQSRRYLHILSENLHPNLYDDDSICAALSAFVRQNPNSHLRILIHDPVYLIRHHHKIMPLIRRLPSKISIRQIIAPAGDFPFFLSGDLDKSLLFSQEDQGNGHCNLQCRVTAQQLQAHFEEAWRQAVNIADLQTLSL
- a CDS encoding HU family DNA-binding protein, whose product is MAVKKPAAKTVKEAAAPAAKKAPAARATAAKTAATKTAAAKPAAAKPAAARKAPAAAAKPAVVKPIAERQNKTQILNQIVESTELSRKQVQSVLDELSNIIEGHIKKKGVGEFVLPGLLKITTVKKPATKARKGINPFTGEEVTFKAKPASTSVKVRPLKKLKEFAL
- a CDS encoding HIT domain-containing protein is translated as MFELHPRLAQDSVIVGQFELSLLLLSKDANYPWCILVPQREDIFEIHHLDNQEQQQLIRESSRLSEVMTSLFDAHKMNIAALGNVVRQLHIHHVARFVDDAAWPQPIWGKVPQKDYQPEAFEDRISRLQNALVGEDFTVAK
- a CDS encoding proline--tRNA ligase, which encodes MRATQFLIATLKETPADAEVISHQLMLRAGMIRKLASGLYTWLPLGLRVLRKVERIVREEMDKSGAQEVLMPVVQPAELWVESGRWEQYGPELLRMNDRHDRAFCLGPTHEEVITDLIRNELNSYKQLPATFYQIQTKFRDEIRPRFGVMRSREFIMKDAYSFHISQESLQQTYDILHRAYCNIFTRIGVEFRPVLADTGSIGGAFSHEFHVLASSGEDAIAFSNGSDYAANIEKAEAIAPSTPRPAATRALEEVSTPGQHSIEDVSKFLQIAASGLLKTLVVLGTAEEGKPQPLVALVLRGDHELNDIKVEKLAGIATPLTFAPEERIKAELGVAPGSIGPVNLGIRVIADHAALHSADFACGANKDGYHLTGVNWERDLPLVEAADIRNIVAGDPSPDGKGTLDIKRGIEVGHIFQLGTKYSEALKARVLDENGKEQTMIMGCYGIGMTRVVAAAIEQNYDENGIIWPDAIAPFHIALIPINPGKSPAVVEKCEQLYAELKQAGFDVLYMDDEKARLGVSLANTELMGIPHRIVVGDRGLEAGALEYKGRRDAEKQEVATDEIVSFIRNKIQLG